In the Arachis ipaensis cultivar K30076 chromosome B10, Araip1.1, whole genome shotgun sequence genome, one interval contains:
- the LOC110268407 gene encoding protein MAIN-LIKE 1-like, which produces MSGVKVEENLNRLDEHHIAANLFHKPTRVLTPHGTLIDVFTLEPGDPTMEIRRERLDPYLRRTGFYHASLIKRFEYDNPLISAFVERWRPEMHTFHLPWGECTITLEDVAMQLGLPVDGQPVSGMLRSWSKFHQRDIWEWCHELLGEVPPGHIGTTKYNIKLKWLRTRLQQMPLDLDDNGLMQYARSYILYLLGGVLLPDKANNTVHVRYLPLLADFDAIGTYSWGSAVLCWLYRSMCLATDYSVECMAGCHTLLMSWIYYRLPFWAPDVTTAFSFPLATRWAGKKKERMTMLSSTYLGTVYAWIIYKSTRWIEILNVDRVLRQFGGKQGPPNPPLNIDTFHRQSARNDDGWWPVRLSEWFEVWGKRRTDAYRLRIDRADTLRPSHDYYRWYSERTRRFLSAPDALHDPRGDVVPADAPAEYGRGPVINLPPVPRDHRRRRSRRGRVEGHGDHGDDEQQLPEQDRPSFEPDIEHHIPREAPPVAGDYYYPQPVGPAAPSHPSSIQ; this is translated from the exons ATGAGTGGGGTGAAAGTGGAGGAGAACTTGAACCGGCTGGACGAACATCATATAGCGGCAAATTTATTCCATAAG CCCACACGTGTTCTTACTCCTCATGGCACGCTCATTGATGTTTTCACGTTAGAGCCTGGGGATCCAACCATGGAAATTAGGCGGGAGAGGCTTGACCCTTATTTGAGACGTACCGGATTTTATCATGCCTCTTTGATCAAGCGCTTCGAGTACGACAATCCACTTATTAGTGCCTTTGTGGAACGGTGGCGTCCGGAGATGCATACGTTTCATCTGCCTTGGGGTGAGTGTACCATAACTCTAGAGGATGTAGCCATGCAGCTAGGTTTACCTGTTGATGGTCAGCCTGTTAGTGGTATGTTGAGGTCATGGAGTAAGTTTCATCAGAGAGATATTTGGGAATGGTGTCATGAACTTCTAGGTGAGGTTCCCCCCGGCCACATAGGGACAACGAAGTACAACATCAAGTTGAAGTGGCTCAGAACTCGTCTTCAGCAGATGCCGCTTGACTTAGATGATAATGGTCTCATGCAGTATGCACGTTCTTACATACTTTACTTGTTGGGAGGCGTGCTTCTCCCTGACAAGGCCAACAACACAGTCCATGTTCGATATCTGCCTTTATTGGCTGACTTTGATGCCATAGGTACGTACAGTTGGGGTAGTGCCGTCCTCTGTTGGTTATATCGTTCTATGTGCCTCGCAACAGATTACAGTGTTGAGTGTATGGCCGGGTGTCATACCTTGCTCATGTCGTGGATATACTATAGATTACCGTTCTGGGCCCCGGATGTCACAACAGCGTTCAGTTTTCCTTTGGCCACGAG GTGGGCagggaaaaaaaaggaaagaatgaCTATGCTGAGCAGCACCTACTTAGGCACCGTCTACGCTTGGATAATCTACAAGTCGACGAG GTGGATTGAGATCCTAAATGTTGACCGTGTGTTGCGACAGTTTGGGGGAAAGCAAGGACCTCCGAACCCGCCGCTTAATATTGATACGTTCCATCGACAATCAGCCCGTAATGACGACGGTTGGTGGCCGGTTCGACTATCCGAATGGTTTGAGGTATGGGGCAAACGGCGCACGGATGCATACCGGCTGCGGATTGATCGTGCAGATACATTGCGTCCCAGCCATGATTACTATAGGTGGTACTCTGAGAGAACCAGGAGGTTTCTGTCTGCCCCTGATGCATTGCATGACCCGCGGGGTGATGTTGTCCCCGCAGATGCGCCGGCAGAGTATGGAAGAGGCCCTGTGATTAATTTGCCTCCCGTTCCCCGAGACCATCGGCGCCGTCGCTCCCGCAGAGGCAGAGTTGAGGGTCATGGTGACCATGGGGACGATGAGCAACAGTTGCCAGAACAAGACCGACCCAGTTTTGAGCCAGACATCGAACACCATATTCCCCGAGAGGCTCCTCCAGTCGCAGGGGACTACTACTACCCGCAACCTGTTGGACCTGCAGCACCCTCCCATCCTTCTTCCATTCAGTAG